A genomic window from Aquila chrysaetos chrysaetos chromosome 9, bAquChr1.4, whole genome shotgun sequence includes:
- the RFC5 gene encoding replication factor C subunit 5 isoform X1: MARAGGGNLPWVEKYRPQTLSELVSHGDILSTVQRFISEDRLPHLLLYGPPGTGKTSTILACAKQLYREREFGSMVLELNASDDRGIDIVRGPILSFASTRTIFKKGFKLVILDEADAMTQDAQNALRRVIEKFTENTRFCLICNYLSKIIPALQSRCTRFRFGPLTPELMVPRLRHVIQEEGVDVTEDGMKALVTLSSGDMRRALNILQSTTMAFGKVTEENVYTCTGHPLKSDIANILDWMLNQDFTTAYRKITELKTLKGLALQDILTEIHLFVHRVDFPPSIRIQLLIKMADIEYRLAAGTSEKIQLSSLIAAFQVTRDLIVAEA; this comes from the exons ATGGCGCGGGCCGGTGGCGGGAATCTGCCGTG GGTGGAGAAGTACCGGCCGCAGACGCTGTCCGAGCTGGTGTCTCACGGGGATATCCTCAGCACCG TGCAGCGGTTCATCAGTGAGGATCGGCTCCCGCATCTTCTCCTCTACGGTCCTCCCGGTACCGGTAAGACCTCGACCATCCTCGCCTGCGCCAAGCAGCTCTACCGGGAGCGGGAGTTTGGCTCCATGGTGCTGGAG CTCAACGCCTCCGATGACCGGGGTATCGACATCGTCCGAGGGCCCATCCTGAGCTTCGCCAGCACCAGGACCATCTTTAA GAAAGGCTTCAAGCTCGTCATCCTGGATGAAGCCGACGCCATGACCCAGGATGCTCAGAACGCCCTGAGGCGAG TGATCGAGAAGTTCACCGAAAACACCCGCTTTTGCCTCATCTGCAACTACCTCTCCAAGATCATCCCTGCCCTGCAGTCCCGCTGCACACGCTTCCGCTTCGGCCCCCTCACCCCGGAGCTGATGGTCCCCCGGCTGCGGCACGTCATACAGGAGGAGGG GGTGGATGTGACCGAGGATGGGATGAAGGCTCTGGTGACCCTCTCCAGCGGCGACATGCGCAGAGCCCTCAATATCTTGCAG agcACCACCATGGCCTTCGGGAAAGTGACAGAGGAGAACGTCTACACCTGCACGGGACACCCCCTCAAGTCTGACATCGCCAACATCCTCGACTGGATGCTGAACCAGGACTTTACCACCGCCTATCGCA AAATCACGGAGCTGAAGACGCTGAAGGGCTTGGCCCTGCAGGACATCCTCACCGAGATCCACCTCTTTGTGCACAGAG TTGATTTCCCACCCTCGATCCGCATCCAGTTGCTGATCAAAATGGCAGACATCGA GTACCGGCTGGCTGCTGGGACCAGTGAAAAGATTCAGCTGAGCTCCCTCATCGCGGCTTTCCAAGTCACCAGGGACCTGATCGTGGCCGAAGCCTGA
- the RFC5 gene encoding replication factor C subunit 5 isoform X2, giving the protein MVLELNASDDRGIDIVRGPILSFASTRTIFKKGFKLVILDEADAMTQDAQNALRRVIEKFTENTRFCLICNYLSKIIPALQSRCTRFRFGPLTPELMVPRLRHVIQEEGVDVTEDGMKALVTLSSGDMRRALNILQSTTMAFGKVTEENVYTCTGHPLKSDIANILDWMLNQDFTTAYRKITELKTLKGLALQDILTEIHLFVHRVDFPPSIRIQLLIKMADIEYRLAAGTSEKIQLSSLIAAFQVTRDLIVAEA; this is encoded by the exons ATGGTGCTGGAG CTCAACGCCTCCGATGACCGGGGTATCGACATCGTCCGAGGGCCCATCCTGAGCTTCGCCAGCACCAGGACCATCTTTAA GAAAGGCTTCAAGCTCGTCATCCTGGATGAAGCCGACGCCATGACCCAGGATGCTCAGAACGCCCTGAGGCGAG TGATCGAGAAGTTCACCGAAAACACCCGCTTTTGCCTCATCTGCAACTACCTCTCCAAGATCATCCCTGCCCTGCAGTCCCGCTGCACACGCTTCCGCTTCGGCCCCCTCACCCCGGAGCTGATGGTCCCCCGGCTGCGGCACGTCATACAGGAGGAGGG GGTGGATGTGACCGAGGATGGGATGAAGGCTCTGGTGACCCTCTCCAGCGGCGACATGCGCAGAGCCCTCAATATCTTGCAG agcACCACCATGGCCTTCGGGAAAGTGACAGAGGAGAACGTCTACACCTGCACGGGACACCCCCTCAAGTCTGACATCGCCAACATCCTCGACTGGATGCTGAACCAGGACTTTACCACCGCCTATCGCA AAATCACGGAGCTGAAGACGCTGAAGGGCTTGGCCCTGCAGGACATCCTCACCGAGATCCACCTCTTTGTGCACAGAG TTGATTTCCCACCCTCGATCCGCATCCAGTTGCTGATCAAAATGGCAGACATCGA GTACCGGCTGGCTGCTGGGACCAGTGAAAAGATTCAGCTGAGCTCCCTCATCGCGGCTTTCCAAGTCACCAGGGACCTGATCGTGGCCGAAGCCTGA
- the WSB2 gene encoding LOW QUALITY PROTEIN: WD repeat and SOCS box-containing protein 2 (The sequence of the model RefSeq protein was modified relative to this genomic sequence to represent the inferred CDS: deleted 1 base in 1 codon), translating into MKPSGEEPVLLAELKPGRPQRYDWKSSCETWSVAFSPDGAWFAWSQGHCVVKLIPWPLEEAELSCKTSERKSRGSKAEARSRGAAKEKTLECGQIVWGLAFSAWPPAAEGGETDPACAVGLPCLILATGLNDGQIKVWEVQTGHLLFSLLGHQDVVRDLSFAPNGSLILVSASRDKTLRVWDLSRDGRQVQVLSGHVQWVYCCSISPDCSMLCSAAGEKSALLWSMRSYTLIRRLEGHQSSVVSCDFSPDSALLVTASYDACVIMWDPYTGEQLRTLRHVPLHSALDYSSEVHSSEVHTSSLRSVCFSPEGLYLATVADDRLLRIWALELRSPVAFAPMTNGLCCMYFPHGGFIATGTRDGHVQFWTAPRVLSSLKHLCRKALRTFLTTYQVLALPIPRKLKEFLTYRTF; encoded by the exons ATGAAGCCGAGCGGAG AGGAGCCGGTCCTGCTGGCGGAGCTGAAGCCGGGCCGTCCCCAGCGCTACGACTGGAAATCCAGCTGCGAGACGTGGAGCGTGGCCTTCTCCCCCGACGGTGCCTGGTTCGCCTGGTCGCAGGGACACTGCGTGGTCAAGCTGATCCCCTGGCCCCTGGAGGAGGCCGAGCT cagctgcaaaacCTCGGAGCGCAAGAGCCGCGGCAGCAAAGCGGAGGCGAGGAGCCGAGGGGCGGCCAAGGAGAAGACGCTGGAGTGCGGGCAGATCGTGTGGGGCCTGGCTTTCAGCGCCTGGCCTCCGGCGGCCGAGGGG GGGGAGACGGACCCTGCCTGCGCCGTGGGTCTTCCCTGCCTGATCCTGGCCACCGGGCTCAACGACGGGCAGATCAAGGTCTGGGAGGTGCAGACAG GACACCTCCTCTTCAGCCTCTTGGGGCACCAGGATGTTGTCAGAGACCTGAGCTTCGCTCCCAACGGAAGCCTCATCCTTGTGTCGGCCTCGCGGGACAAGACCTTGCGCGTCTGGGACCTGAGCAGAGATG GGCGGCAGGTCCAGGTGCTGTCGGGCCACGTGCAGTGGGTCTACTGCTGCTCCATCTCCCCAGACTGCAGCATGCTCTGCTCCGCTGCCGGAGAGAAGTCG GCGCTGCTGTGGAGCATGCGGTCCTACACCCTCATCcggaggctggaggggcaccaGAGCAGCGTGGTGTCGTGCGACTTCTCGCCGGACTCGGCGCTCCTCGTCACCGCCTCCTACGATGCCTGCGTCATCATGTGGGACCCCTACACCGGGGAGCAGCTGAGGACGCTGCG CCACGTCCCCCTGCACTCGGCGCTGGACTACAGCAGTGAAGTCCACAGCAGCGAAGTCCACACCAGCTCCCTGCGCTCGGTCTGCTTCTCCCCTGAGGGCCTCTACCTGGCCACGGTGGCGGACGACAG GCTCCTGAGGATCTGGGCGTTGGAGCTGCGGTCTCCGGTCGCGTTTGCTCCCATGACCAACGGCCTGTGCTGCATGTACTTTCCACACGGCGGTTTCATTGCCACAGG GACCAGAGATGGCCACGTCCAATTCTGGACCGCTCCCAGGGTCCTCTCGTCACTAAAGCACTTGTGTCGCAAAGCTCTGCGCACCTTTCTGACGACGTACCAGGTCCTCGCGCTCCCCATTCCCAGGAAGCTGAAGGAATTCCTTACTTACCGGACCTTTTAA
- the RASAL1 gene encoding rasGAP-activating-like protein 1 codes for MAKTTSLHCRVVEGKDLPAKDVSGSSDPYCVVKVDNEVVARTATVWKSLNPFWGEEYTLRLPRGFRSLAVYVLDEDTIGQDDVIGKVSLSRRQISAEPRGVDGWLSLAPVDPDEEVQGEIHLELQVPEQGHPRVLRCHLIEARDLAPRDLSGTSDPFARVSCCGHTLETAVIKKTRFPHWDEVLELELAEGEPGEAVLSVEVWDWDIVGKNDFLGRVEFPLDTISTDPAKGWFQLLPFPSTTKDHGGQLGALRLAVRLVEDTVLPPPYYQPLIQLLTEPILCQGQPPDGTALAVLEEVTLGESRQDVATKLVKIFLGQGLAVPLLDYLTTRELARTTDPNTLFRSNSLASKSVEQFMKVVGLPYLHEVLKPAVNRIFEEKKYVELDPGKMELSRSRRISFKGSLSEARVRESSLELLKGYLGDIVDAIVGSVEKCPLLMRVAFKQLRRRVEEQFPSARHEEVRYFSISGFLFLRFFAPAVLTPKLFSLREQHADPRTGRTLLLLAKALQSIGNLGLQLGQGKEPWMAPLHAVLLPSVTRVKAFLDNLVAVESAEAGEEPVLPALFRPPATIKEGYLHTRTAGGPALLPRFAFKKRYFWLSTEALTYSKSPEWQVRCSIPVPWMRAVERVDEGTFQHPHVMQIVAQDGAGQLHTTYIQCKSAQELWQWLWAVRQASSTNEAMLPTCHPGIFRAGRWTCCLQPACTAPGCSRTHSTVVLGEWSDPLDPAAAAQTLYGHLRQAGARLRVAGAEGAEGSTASEPPCPGQAGGPLGGRLQAVLRDLDIAHDAFARRDGAPGPPPSPPPGSQPPHDPLPGPGARHLNGGGWDYTSQHALRPLRAPSPARPGRGACWEL; via the exons ATGGCCAAAACCACCTCGCTGCACTGCCGGGTGGTGGAGGGGAAGGACCTGCCTGCCAAGGATGT GTCCGGCTCCAGCGATCCCTACTGCGTGGTCAAGGTGGACAACGAGGTGGTGGCCAG GACGGCCACGGTGTGGAAGAGCCTGAACCCTTTTTGGGGTGAGGAGTACACCCTGCGCCTGCCCCGCGGCTTCCGCAGCCTCGCCGTCTACGTGCTGGATGAAGACACCATCGG GCAGGACGACGTTATCGGCAAGGTCTCGCTCAGCCGCCGGCAGATCTCGGCTGAGCCGCGGG GCGTTGACGGCTGGCTCAGCCTGGCGCCCGTGGACCCGGACGAGGAGGTGCAGGGCGAGATCCACCTGGAGCTGCAGGTCCCGGAGCAGGGCCACCCACGGGTGCTGCGCTGCCACCTCATCGAGGccag GGACCTGGCCCCCCGGGACCTCTCGGGCACCTCGGACCCCTTCGCCCGGGTGTCGTGCTGCGGGCACACGTTGGAGACGGCT GTGATTAAGAAAACCCGTTTCCCACACTGGGACGAGGTGCTGGAGTTGGAGCTGGCGGAGGGCGAGCCGGGGGAGGCCGTGCTGAGCGTGGAGGTGTGGGACTGGGACATCGTGGGCAAGAACGACTTCTTGGGACGG GTCGAGTTTCCCCTGGACACCATCAGCACAGACCCCGCCAAGGGCTGGttccagctcctgcctttccccagcacCACCAAGGACCACGG GGGGCAGCTGGGCGCCCTGCGGCTGGCGGTGCGGCTGGTGGAGGACACGGTCCTGCCCCCCCCATACTACCAGCCCCTCATCCAGCTCCTCACCGAGCCCATCCTCTGCCAGGGCCAG ccccccgaCGGCACAGCCCTGGCCGTACTGGAGGAGGTAACCTTGGGAGAGAGCCGGCAGGACGTGGCCACCAAGCTGGTGAAGATCTTCTTGGGGCAGGGGCTTGCCGTGCCCCTCCTGGACTATCTCACCACCCGTGAGCTGGCCAGGACCA CGGACCCCAACACCCTCTTCCGATCCAACTCGCTGGCCTCCAAGTCCgtggagcagttcatgaag GTGGTGGGGCTGCCCTACCTGCACGAGGTCCTGAAGCCCGCGGTGAACCGCATCTTTGAGGAGAAGAAGTATGTGGAGCTGGACCCCGGCAAGATGGAGCTGAGCCGCAGCAG GAGGATCTCCTTCAAGGGGTCCCTGTCGGAGGCGCGGGTGCGGGAGAGCAGCCTGGAGCTGCTGAAGGGCTACCTGGGGGACATCGTCGACGCCATCGTGGGCTCGGTGGAGAAGTGTCCCCTCCTCATGAGGGTGGCCTTCAAGCAGCTCCGCAGGCGGGTGGAGGAGCAGTTCCCCTCGGCGCGGCACGAG GAGGTGCGGTACTTCTCCATCAGTGGGTTTCTCTTCCTCCGCTTCTTTGCCCCCGCCGTCCTCACCCCGAAACTCTTCAGCCTCCGGGAGCAGCACGCCGACCCCCGCACCGGCCGCACGCTCCTGCTGCTCGCCAAG GCGCTGCAGAGCATCGGCaacctggggctgcagctggggcagggcaaggaGCCGTGGATGGCCCCGCTGCACGCCGTCCTGCTGCCCAGCGTCACCCGCGTCAAAGCCTTCCTGGACAATCTGGTCGCGGTGGAGAGTGCCGAGG CGGGCGAGGAGCCGGTGCTGCCGGCACTTTTCCGTCCCCCGGCCACCATCAAGGAGGGGTACCTGCACACCCGCACGGCGGGGGggcctgccctgctgccccgCTTCGCCTTCAAGAAGAGGTACTTCTGGCTCAGCACCGAGGCCCTGACCTACTCCAAGTCCCCCGAGTGGCAG GTGCGCTGCTCCATCCCCGTGCCGTGGATGCGGGCGGTGGAGCGGGTGGACGAGGGCACCTTCCAGCACCCCCACGTCATGCAGATCGTGGCACAGGATGGTGCTGGGCAGCTCCACACCACTTACATCCAGTGCAag AGCGCCCAGGAGCTGTGGCAGTGGCTCTGGGCGGTGCGGCAGGCCAGCAGCACCAACGAGGCCATGTTGCCCACCTGCCACCCGGGCATCTTCCGCGCCGGCCGCTGGACCTGCTGCCTGCAACCTGCCTGCACCG CGCCCGGGTGCAGCCGGACCCACAGCACCGTGGTGCTGGGCGAGTGGAGTGACCCCCTGGaccccgcggcggcggcgcagaCCCTCTACGGGCACCTGCGGCAGGCGGGGGCACGGTTGCG GGTGGCGGGGGCCGAGGGTGCCGAGGGCAGCACGGCGTCCGAGCCCCCCTGCCCGGGGCAGGCAG GCGGACCCCTCGGGGGGCGGCTGCAGGCGGTGCTGCGGGACCTGGACATCGCCCACGACGCCTTCGCCCGCCGCGACGGCGCTCCGGGGCcgcccccgagccccccccccggctcccagcccccccacgaccccctccccggccccggcgcccgCCACTTGAACGGCGGCGGCTGGGACTACACCTCCCAGCATGCCCTGCGCCCCCTCCGCGCGCCCAGCCCGGCCCGCCCGGGCCGCGGTGCCTGCTGGGAGTTGTAG
- the DTX1 gene encoding E3 ubiquitin-protein ligase DTX1 codes for MARQGSGAMLASGGLGFPPQNLARVVVWEWLNEHGRWRPYSAAVCHHIENVLKEDARGSVVLGQVDVQLAPYVIDLQSMHQFRQDTGTMRPVRRNFYDPSSAPGKGIVWEWENDNSSWTPYDMDICITIQNAYEKQHPWLDLSSLGFCYLIYFSSMSQMNRQTQRKRRLRRRMDLAYPLTMGSIPKSQSWPVGASTGTPCSCPQCLLVNSTRAASNAILASQRRKLYPGAVRQSSTFAGAALWPAGTGTAAVAGGTAKGEGLRVPGGAFAPNQNVPGGVPLPGLNNLNQPGTQRGAGLGARATVPPGVPALPVKNLNGTGPVHPALAGMTGILMCAAGLPVCLTRAPKPILHPPPVSKSDIKPVPGVNGICRKTKKKHLKKSKTPEDVVRRYIQKVKNPPDEDCTICMERLVTSSGYEGVLSHRGIKPELVGKLGKCGHMYHLLCLLAMYNNGNKDGSLQCPTCKAIYGEKTGTQPPGKMEFHLIPHSLPGYTDSKTIRIVYDIPTGIQGPEHPNPGKKFTARGFPRHCYLPDNEKGRKVLKLLIVAWDRRLIFTIGTSNTTGESDTVVWNEIHHKTEFGSNLTGHGYPDPNYLDNVLAELLAQGVSEATLKD; via the exons ATGGCGCGACAAGGCTCGGGGGCCATGCTGGCCTCCGGTGGCCTgggcttccccccccaaaacctggcCCGTGTCGTGGTGTGGGAGTGGCTGAACGAGCACGGGCGCTGGCGGCCCTACTCGGCTGCCGTCTGCCACCACATCGAGAACGTGCTGAAGGAGGACGCCCGTGGCAGCGTAGTGCTGGGCCAGGTCGACGTCCAGCTGGCGCCCTACGTCATCGACCTCCAGTCCATGCACCAGTTCCGGCAGGACACGG GGACCATGCGCCCCGTACGGAGGAACTTCTACGACCCGTCCTCGGCCCCGGGGAAGGGCATCGTGTGGGAGTGGGAGAACGACAACAGCTCCTGGACGCCCTACGACATGGACATCTGCATCACCATCCAGAACGCCTACGAGAAGCAGCACCCCTGGCTGGACCTCTCCTCCCTGGGCTTCTGCTACCTCATCTACTTCAGCAGCATGTCCCAAATGAACCGGCAAACCCAACGCAAGCGCCGGCTCCGCCGTCGCATGGACCTGGCGTATCCCCTCACCATGGGCTCTATCCCCAAGTCGCAGTCGTGGCCGGTGGGCGCCAGCACGGGGAcaccctgctcctgcccgcAGTGCCTGCTGGTCAACAGCACCCGCGCCGCCTCCAACGCCATCCTGGCTTCCCAACGCCGCAAGCTCTACCCGGGCGCCGTCCGCCAGAGCAGCACCTTTGCCGGGGCGGCTCTATGgccggcggggacggggacggcgGCGGTAGCGGGTGGCACGGCCAAGGGCGAGGGGTTGCGGGTGCCCGGCGGGGCGTTTGCCCCCAACCAGAACGTGCCCGGCGGGGTGCCGCTGCCCGGGCTTAACAACCTCAACCAGCCCGGCACGCAGCGGGGGGCCGGACTCGGTGCCCGTGCCACCGTCCCCCCGGG GGTGCCAGCCCTCCCAGTCAAGAACCTGAACGGCACCGGCCCCGTCCATCCCGCCCTCGCAG GGATGACGGGCATCCTCATGTGTGCCGCCGGGCTGCCCGTCTGCCTGACCCGTGCCCCCAAACCCATCCTGCACCCGCCGCCCGTCAGCAAGAGTGACATCAAACCCGTGCCCGGCGTCAACGGCATCtgcaggaaaaccaaaaagaagcATCTCAAAAAGA GCAAGACCCCCGAGGACGTGGTGCGCCGCTACATCCAGAAGGTGAAGAACCCCCCGGACGAG GATTGCACCATCTGCATGGAGCGGCTGGTCACCTCCTCCGGCTACGAAGGTGTCCTCAGCCACAGGGGCATCAAGCCGGAGCTGGTGGGCAAGCTGGGCAAGTGTGGGCACATGTAccacctcctctgcctcctggcCATGTACAACAACGGCAACAAG GACGGCAGCCTGCAGTGCCCCACCTGTAAGGCCATTTACGGGGAGAAGACGGGCACGCAGCCCCCCGGGAAGATGGAGTTCCACCTCATCCCCCACTCCCTCCCGGGTTACACCGACTCCAAAACCATCCGGATCGTCTACGACATCCCCACCGGCATCCAG GGCCCAGAGCACCCCAATCCCGGCAAGAAGTTCACGGCACGCGGCTTCCCACGGCACTGCTACCTGCCCGACAACGAGAAGGGCAGGAAG GTGCTTAAGCTGTTGATCGTGGCCTGGGACCGGCGGCTCATCTTCACCATCGGCACCTCCAACACCACGGGGGAGTCGGACACGGTGGTGTGGAACGAGATCCACCACAAGACCGAGTTCGGCTCCAACCTGACGGGCCACGGCTACCCCGACCCCAACTACCTGGACAACGTCCTGGCCGAGCTGCTGGCCCAGGGAGTCTCTGAGGCCACCCTGAAGGACTGA